The proteins below are encoded in one region of Terriglobia bacterium:
- a CDS encoding ABC transporter ATP-binding protein — MKEPALTFDGVRRSFGRNVALDDVSISVAPGTVLGLIGRNGAGKTTALRLAHGVLFPDAGRIRVLGLDPVANGREVRRRVSLLAEESALYPWMTVAEILGFGAALHPRWDAGLAESLRKRLDLDPGSRIKTLSRGTRAKVALVLAVACRPEVLLLDDPTAGLDPLVRREVLEGILDAVPAEGGMVVYASHLVHDVERVADRVAIMDQGRIRFDGSLDEIKARIRRATAVFDGDAPRAMVLSGQIDAVAEGRVLRVVSDGANGDLESTLRKAGAREVRFEALPLEEILVAFLRHGDAREADHA, encoded by the coding sequence ATGAAAGAGCCCGCCTTGACGTTCGACGGTGTCCGGAGATCCTTCGGCCGCAACGTCGCTCTCGACGACGTCTCCATCTCCGTGGCGCCGGGAACCGTCCTCGGCCTGATCGGCCGGAACGGAGCCGGGAAGACCACGGCACTGAGGCTCGCTCACGGGGTCCTCTTCCCGGACGCCGGGCGGATCCGGGTGCTCGGCCTCGACCCGGTGGCCAACGGACGCGAGGTCAGGAGGCGCGTGAGCCTGCTGGCCGAGGAATCGGCTCTCTATCCGTGGATGACGGTGGCGGAGATTCTCGGCTTCGGCGCCGCGCTCCACCCGCGGTGGGACGCCGGGCTCGCCGAGTCGCTGCGAAAGCGGCTCGACCTCGATCCCGGATCACGGATCAAGACGCTTTCTCGCGGGACTCGAGCAAAGGTCGCCCTGGTCTTGGCCGTCGCTTGCCGTCCCGAGGTGCTCCTCCTCGACGACCCGACCGCGGGGCTCGATCCCCTGGTCAGACGGGAGGTGCTCGAAGGGATCCTGGACGCCGTCCCGGCCGAAGGAGGGATGGTGGTCTACGCCTCGCATCTCGTCCACGACGTCGAGCGCGTCGCCGACCGGGTGGCGATCATGGACCAGGGCAGGATCCGGTTCGACGGCTCGCTCGACGAGATCAAGGCGAGGATTCGCCGGGCCACCGCGGTGTTCGATGGCGACGCTCCGCGGGCCATGGTGCTCTCCGGACAGATCGACGCGGTGGCCGAGGGTCGCGTTCTGCGCGTCGTGAGCGACGGGGCGAACGGCGACCTCGAGTCCACGCTCCGCAAGGCCGGCGCCCGCGAGGTCCGGTTCGAGGCGCTCCCGCTCGAGGAGATCCTGGTCGCGTTCCTCCGGCACGGGGATGCGAGGGAGGCGGATCATGCTTAG